In the genome of Desulfofarcimen acetoxidans DSM 771, one region contains:
- a CDS encoding DUF3298 and DUF4163 domain-containing protein codes for MWRVLLPLVMTLAKVNHSSVKSQKRLIRIGKDNDVDAETKVETKAEATAEALVEPVGDDCTGDKVEVTTQTIKSKDEVFEVDLQIPEISCIKDSTLQNRINSQFNSDALAFRKETEVYVSAYVREAEKNAIPISPCIAKTEYKVHYNSNNILSISVKYYSYTGGVHGSTVIKTLNINVDTGKILYLSDFYGSNYEEIVLQAIHSQIENNEDKYYKNARENLNSIPEKQSFYLLKGYVVVYYGEYDIAPYASGIPEFRIPIAVMPY; via the coding sequence ATGTGGAGGGTTCTTTTGCCATTGGTAATGACACTTGCAAAAGTTAACCATAGTTCTGTGAAAAGCCAGAAAAGGCTTATTCGGATTGGTAAAGATAATGATGTAGATGCTGAAACAAAGGTTGAAACAAAAGCTGAGGCAACGGCTGAAGCTTTGGTTGAACCTGTGGGAGACGATTGCACGGGAGATAAAGTGGAGGTAACCACACAAACAATTAAGTCAAAGGATGAGGTATTTGAAGTTGATTTGCAGATACCGGAGATATCCTGTATTAAGGACAGTACCTTGCAAAACAGAATAAACAGTCAATTCAATAGTGATGCCTTAGCCTTTAGGAAAGAGACAGAAGTATATGTTAGTGCCTATGTAAGGGAAGCAGAGAAAAATGCTATACCAATTAGTCCCTGCATTGCTAAAACAGAATATAAGGTTCATTATAACAGCAACAATATTCTGAGTATCAGCGTTAAATACTATAGTTATACCGGCGGCGTTCATGGTTCTACGGTAATCAAAACCCTTAACATAAATGTTGATACAGGCAAGATTCTTTATTTAAGCGATTTTTACGGAAGTAATTACGAGGAAATAGTCTTGCAGGCAATTCATAGTCAAATAGAAAATAATGAGGATAAATATTATAAAAATGCAAGAGAAAACCTGAATTCCATTCCCGAAAAACAATCATTTTATTTGTTAAAAGGATATGTGGTAGTTTATTACGGTGAATATGATATAGCTCCGTACGCCAGCGGGATTCCTGAATTTAGAATCCCTATAGCAGTAATGCCGTATTAG
- a CDS encoding superoxide dismutase family protein, producing MDAGNLTIGETLCIPAEMPAARAAIRGGPLRPQISGTVDFFDAPGGSWVCADINGLPPYKPAVDGQSPVGPHGFHIHTIGNCQPGNSQNPFPSSGEHWNPTKQPHGNHAGDFPVLFSNHGQARMCFFTDKFTPEQVIGKSVIIHLNPDDYRTQPAGNSGKKLACGVIERV from the coding sequence ATGGACGCCGGCAATTTAACGATTGGGGAAACCCTTTGTATACCCGCTGAAATGCCTGCAGCCAGAGCCGCTATAAGAGGCGGTCCGTTAAGGCCCCAAATATCGGGTACCGTGGATTTTTTTGATGCGCCGGGAGGAAGCTGGGTTTGTGCGGATATTAACGGACTTCCTCCTTATAAACCGGCTGTCGACGGTCAAAGCCCGGTCGGCCCGCACGGTTTTCACATTCATACAATTGGCAACTGCCAGCCAGGCAATTCGCAAAACCCTTTTCCTTCTTCAGGAGAACACTGGAACCCGACAAAGCAGCCGCATGGCAATCATGCAGGTGATTTTCCGGTACTTTTTTCCAATCACGGGCAGGCCAGAATGTGCTTTTTTACCGATAAGTTTACCCCTGAGCAGGTAATCGGCAAATCAGTGATCATTCACTTAAACCCTGATGATTATCGTACTCAACCCGCAGGCAACTCGGGCAAAAAATTGGCCTGTGGAGTAATTGAAAGAGTCTAA
- a CDS encoding hydantoinase B/oxoprolinase family protein, whose product MTIDAITLEVLRNSLQSVAEEMGVTLIRTALSPNIKDRRDCSTAVYTPEGELVAQAEHIPLHLGLMPTVVQAVLKRFPLSEMEPGDTIIINDPYVSGSHLPDICLISPVYYLDKPLAIVANLAHHVDVGGAVPGSMSTAAREIFQEGLRIPPVKLMQKNKINRDLLDVLANNVRTSKEFYGDIEAQLTANRVGEIRLKELGARYGLELLNHYMNEIIAYGERRMRAALSALPSGVYSYEDYLEGDGITDQPVKIKVALILEGDSLTVDFGGTDPQAVGPVNAARGVIMACVYYTIKAVADPWLPSSAGIGYPIKVITPAGSLVNPLFPAPVAHANINTAQRVADVILGALAGAVPQKVTAAGTGSMSNFTIGGVNKLNGCYYSYVETYGGGQGAKHNQDGMDGVHVHMTNTRNTPVEVIENNYPLRVEKYGLLTDSGGPGEYRGGTGLVREITVLGAEAVVSVSTERAVFAPWGLSGGLAGRRAGYAIKNSASAEHGANLGGKFTGQVAANTTIVLETAGGGGFGNPLKRDPSKVRQDVLNGLVSFKAARDYYGVVISKSYVVDEESTKLLRDELRRSSP is encoded by the coding sequence ATGACGATAGATGCAATAACACTGGAGGTGCTGCGTAATTCCCTGCAGTCTGTCGCTGAGGAGATGGGCGTAACCCTGATTCGCACGGCTTTGTCTCCCAACATAAAGGATCGCCGTGACTGTTCCACCGCTGTGTATACACCGGAAGGCGAACTGGTTGCCCAGGCCGAGCATATACCTCTGCACTTAGGATTAATGCCCACAGTGGTACAAGCCGTATTAAAACGCTTTCCCCTTTCGGAAATGGAGCCGGGTGACACTATAATCATAAATGATCCTTATGTCAGCGGTTCACACCTGCCGGATATTTGTTTGATCAGCCCGGTTTATTATTTGGATAAGCCTTTGGCTATAGTGGCCAACCTGGCTCACCATGTTGATGTCGGGGGGGCTGTGCCGGGCAGCATGTCAACCGCCGCACGGGAAATTTTTCAGGAAGGCCTGCGTATACCTCCGGTCAAACTGATGCAAAAAAATAAGATTAACCGTGACTTGCTGGATGTTTTAGCCAACAATGTGCGCACTTCGAAGGAGTTTTACGGCGATATAGAAGCGCAGTTGACCGCCAACCGGGTAGGAGAGATCAGGCTCAAGGAACTGGGGGCGAGGTATGGTTTGGAATTATTAAACCACTATATGAACGAAATAATTGCCTATGGTGAGCGCAGGATGCGGGCCGCCCTGTCTGCCTTGCCTTCCGGCGTATACAGTTATGAAGACTATCTGGAAGGTGACGGTATAACCGATCAACCGGTAAAAATAAAGGTTGCTTTAATCTTGGAAGGGGACAGCCTGACTGTTGATTTTGGTGGAACCGATCCGCAAGCTGTCGGCCCGGTTAATGCCGCCAGGGGAGTAATTATGGCCTGTGTTTACTATACGATCAAGGCGGTAGCCGATCCCTGGCTGCCCTCAAGCGCCGGTATTGGTTACCCGATAAAAGTAATAACTCCTGCCGGCAGCCTGGTCAATCCACTCTTCCCGGCACCTGTGGCACACGCCAATATTAACACTGCGCAGCGGGTGGCAGATGTTATTTTAGGCGCCCTGGCCGGTGCCGTGCCCCAAAAAGTTACTGCGGCCGGTACCGGCAGTATGAGTAATTTTACTATCGGAGGAGTCAATAAGCTGAACGGGTGCTATTACTCTTATGTGGAAACTTACGGCGGGGGGCAGGGAGCCAAGCACAATCAGGACGGTATGGATGGGGTGCATGTGCATATGACCAACACGCGCAATACCCCGGTGGAGGTAATTGAAAATAACTACCCTCTAAGAGTAGAAAAATACGGTTTGCTTACGGATTCGGGGGGGCCCGGTGAATACCGTGGGGGAACAGGTTTAGTCAGAGAAATTACCGTTTTGGGCGCTGAGGCTGTTGTCTCGGTGAGTACCGAAAGAGCTGTGTTTGCACCCTGGGGTTTGTCAGGAGGGTTAGCCGGACGCAGAGCGGGCTACGCCATAAAAAACAGTGCCAGTGCGGAGCATGGGGCCAATTTGGGCGGTAAGTTTACAGGACAGGTTGCGGCAAATACCACAATCGTTTTGGAAACCGCCGGGGGAGGCGGTTTCGGTAATCCTCTGAAAAGGGATCCGAGCAAAGTTCGGCAGGATGTTTTAAACGGTCTGGTCTCTTTTAAAGCAGCCCGTGATTATTACGGTGTGGTTATTTCGAAGAGTTATGTGGTGGATGAGGAGTCAACAAAGCTTTTAAGGGATGAGTTAAGGAGAAGCAGTCCATGA
- a CDS encoding HD-GYP domain-containing protein, which yields MLPEQLFHATILIADDNSTNILLLEKLLSISGYKNIKTTTESREVLSLYKELDPDLLLLDLRMPHMDGFQVLEQLNLEKQDDFLPVVVITAQNDQEHRLKSFKMGAKDFIGKPFDHAEVLMRIRNMLEIRLLHKEVREHNRKLEDTVQERTKELQDLQVELIHRLGRAAEFRDNDTGAHITRIGKYSFELAKAAGLSDKECRLILHASTMHDIGKIGIADEILLKPERLTPDEWEIMKTHTTKGAKILAGSSSDVLQMAEQIALNHHEKWDGSGYPTGLKGDEIPLAGRITAICDVFDALLSKRPYKNAWSLEEAVAEMKKGSGTHFDPNLIEIFLKIIPHILAIRQKYS from the coding sequence ATGCTGCCTGAACAATTATTCCATGCGACAATTTTAATAGCGGATGACAACTCCACAAATATTTTATTGCTTGAGAAATTGCTGTCAATCTCTGGTTACAAGAATATAAAAACCACAACAGAATCCAGAGAAGTATTGTCTCTGTATAAAGAACTTGATCCTGATTTACTGCTTTTGGATTTAAGGATGCCTCATATGGATGGTTTCCAGGTATTAGAACAGTTAAATCTTGAAAAACAGGATGATTTCCTGCCGGTTGTAGTTATTACAGCTCAGAATGACCAGGAGCACCGGCTTAAATCCTTTAAAATGGGCGCCAAGGATTTTATCGGTAAGCCTTTTGATCATGCAGAAGTGTTGATGCGTATCAGAAATATGCTGGAAATTCGCCTGCTGCATAAAGAAGTACGGGAACACAATCGCAAACTGGAAGATACGGTTCAAGAAAGAACTAAGGAATTGCAGGATTTGCAGGTGGAATTAATCCACCGTTTAGGGCGGGCCGCAGAATTTCGGGATAACGATACAGGCGCCCATATAACCCGCATAGGCAAATATTCCTTTGAACTGGCAAAAGCCGCCGGGTTATCGGACAAAGAATGCCGGTTAATTTTACATGCCAGCACTATGCATGATATTGGAAAAATAGGTATTGCAGATGAAATACTTCTTAAACCGGAACGGCTCACACCTGATGAATGGGAAATAATGAAAACACATACCACTAAGGGAGCTAAAATACTGGCCGGCAGTTCCTCCGATGTACTGCAAATGGCTGAACAAATAGCTCTCAACCACCACGAGAAATGGGACGGAAGCGGATACCCCACCGGTCTAAAAGGCGATGAGATCCCCCTGGCTGGAAGAATTACCGCAATTTGTGATGTTTTTGATGCCCTGCTTTCTAAAAGACCTTATAAGAATGCCTGGTCTCTGGAAGAAGCTGTTGCTGAAATGAAAAAGGGCAGCGGAACTCATTTTGATCCCAATTTAATCGAAATATTTCTAAAGATAATACCACATATCCTGGCTATCAGACAGAAATATTCCTAA
- a CDS encoding Fic family protein, which translates to MPYKPKFSFTPEIISLLSKIEYLRGSITGKQIPLHIEKDIKFRARLKSTHYSTAIEGNPLTIGEVESVIKQRPGETESRYAQEVRNYWRALIFLNKSVKIKIISEDFIKRLHRIIEVRGPGRRGKLSEYRVATPPGYLFCVRDNVTGEIDYIPPAYEDVPKLMAELVIWINTDHSLPTPVKAAVATYQLVTIHPFDDGNGRLARALALFILMQGGYDLSGYFTVEEYYVKNIQLYYGSLQMGLPVEYYNGRNDADLTPWIIFFLNTMAEAYENIANTANRLHEASQGKLLELSKKEIKLLHLALRFEDRPLTLAVMAEWFEVTKRTMQEWVKDWLEIGLLQPASGTKRITSYKLGERYQCLKLEDIN; encoded by the coding sequence ATGCCATATAAACCAAAGTTTAGCTTTACTCCGGAGATAATTTCACTGCTATCAAAAATTGAATATCTGCGTGGCTCAATAACAGGCAAACAAATACCGTTACATATTGAAAAAGATATAAAATTCCGGGCAAGATTAAAAAGTACTCACTACTCAACGGCAATTGAGGGAAATCCTTTAACAATAGGAGAAGTAGAAAGTGTTATTAAACAACGTCCGGGTGAAACTGAAAGCCGTTATGCCCAGGAGGTGAGAAATTATTGGCGGGCTCTTATTTTCTTAAATAAATCAGTTAAAATAAAAATAATCAGTGAAGATTTTATTAAGCGTTTACACCGGATTATAGAGGTGAGAGGCCCGGGCCGAAGAGGAAAGTTGAGTGAGTACAGAGTGGCAACACCGCCGGGTTATTTGTTTTGTGTGCGGGATAATGTTACTGGTGAGATAGATTATATCCCACCGGCATACGAGGATGTTCCAAAGTTAATGGCTGAGTTAGTAATCTGGATTAATACCGATCATTCATTGCCTACACCTGTAAAGGCTGCTGTTGCCACATACCAGCTGGTAACTATACATCCTTTTGATGATGGAAATGGGCGGTTGGCAAGGGCACTGGCTTTATTTATCTTAATGCAAGGTGGTTATGATCTAAGCGGTTATTTCACGGTCGAAGAATACTATGTAAAAAATATACAACTGTATTATGGCAGCTTACAAATGGGGTTGCCGGTGGAGTATTATAATGGCCGCAATGATGCTGACTTAACGCCCTGGATTATTTTCTTTCTCAATACAATGGCTGAAGCATACGAAAACATAGCTAATACGGCAAATCGTTTGCATGAGGCATCACAAGGAAAACTTTTGGAGCTTTCGAAAAAGGAAATTAAACTTTTGCACTTAGCTTTGCGCTTCGAGGATCGTCCTTTAACGCTGGCTGTGATGGCTGAATGGTTCGAAGTAACTAAGAGAACTATGCAGGAATGGGTTAAAGATTGGTTAGAAATAGGATTGCTGCAACCGGCCAGCGGAACAAAGAGAATAACCT
- a CDS encoding acyltransferase: MKHRLREIDYLRVFAAFSVIAIHITSGYTVNSRAAFVLNQVVRYAVPLFIILSGFAVYHSGSGRDYSSSGFWRRRLGKILWPYVFWSLFYSLYAWREFFRVSGWGALLQPDRLLLLSRQLLCGTGYYHLYFLLIIAQLYLLYPWLRRLLQKKPLSFLGLTFFLTLLSQAGIYLHQIKIITLPDIGIPYVSLFPLWLFYFVLGMYLAAVKEWQSFLRGKGILCVVIWLAGLSLLLVDSSRTKTGDSSVKPSIMLYSLSAYFFFYGLAVRFKAMKKVIRIGKSRVFATIDLDKTVNRLSAQSFLLYLLHPLVLDQLLLLRSGMPFLWQGKAGMFGLFMAVAVITLVLTYIACYIPFIHLIGGVYVKGTKHKM, from the coding sequence ATGAAACATCGCCTGCGGGAAATAGACTATTTGCGCGTCTTCGCCGCGTTTTCGGTTATTGCCATTCATATAACGAGCGGTTACACGGTAAACAGCAGAGCAGCCTTTGTTTTAAATCAGGTTGTGCGCTATGCGGTACCTCTGTTTATTATTCTGTCAGGGTTTGCTGTGTATCATAGCGGTTCCGGGCGGGATTATTCCAGCAGCGGTTTCTGGCGGCGGCGCCTGGGTAAAATCTTGTGGCCCTATGTTTTTTGGTCATTGTTTTATTCTCTGTATGCCTGGCGGGAGTTTTTTCGGGTTTCCGGTTGGGGTGCTTTGTTGCAGCCTGACCGGCTGCTGTTGCTGAGCCGGCAGCTTTTGTGCGGCACCGGGTATTATCACCTGTACTTTCTCTTAATTATTGCTCAGCTCTATCTTTTATATCCGTGGTTAAGAAGATTGCTGCAAAAAAAGCCCCTGTCTTTCCTTGGTTTAACGTTTTTTCTCACACTGCTGTCCCAGGCCGGTATCTATTTGCATCAAATAAAAATCATTACGCTGCCGGATATAGGTATACCGTATGTTAGCCTGTTTCCTCTCTGGTTGTTTTATTTTGTCCTGGGCATGTATCTGGCTGCAGTGAAAGAATGGCAAAGCTTTTTACGGGGCAAGGGGATACTTTGCGTTGTTATCTGGCTGGCAGGCCTGTCGCTTTTGCTGGTGGACAGCAGCCGGACAAAGACGGGTGATTCCTCTGTTAAGCCATCCATTATGCTTTACTCACTGTCAGCTTATTTTTTCTTTTATGGGCTGGCTGTCCGGTTCAAAGCTATGAAAAAGGTCATCCGGATAGGGAAGAGCAGAGTATTTGCAACCATAGATTTGGATAAAACGGTAAACCGGCTGTCTGCCCAATCCTTTCTCCTTTATCTGCTTCACCCGTTGGTATTGGACCAGCTTCTGCTTTTACGAAGCGGGATGCCTTTCCTATGGCAGGGTAAAGCAGGCATGTTCGGTTTGTTTATGGCTGTTGCGGTGATTACTCTTGTTCTAACGTATATTGCCTGTTATATCCCCTTTATACACCTTATCGGTGGTGTTTATGTCAAAGGAACCAAACATAAAATGTGA
- a CDS encoding hydantoinase/oxoprolinase family protein — MRIKYKLSVDTGGTFTDLCLLREDNGEFLATKVSSTPADPAEAVIKGIKKIISLAEERLFDIESGSQALSGEINAKSYTGKVSQKDVAGQKDCLTGGSSLGRLIKRFSGISASVTEDAASANKDLRKGNLLESVEMDINFFLHGTTVATNALLQGFGARSALLITRGFRDLLYIGRQNRPHLYDFWAIKPEPLIPRHLTFEVTERILACGGVHLSLEEEEVQRIIEQIKEKGVDSVAVSFLHSYINPVHEQRVKELFNAGFPQINVTLSSEILPEFREYERTSTAVINALVQPEVDRYLGTLEQQLAGAGLEGGFYVMQSNGGVISARQAREQSVRTVLSGPAGGVLAGVWLSRITGRRNLITADMGGTSMDICLIHNGVPRYTNEGEIGGYPLRLPMVDVHTIGAGGGSIAWIDAGGALRVGPRSAGASPGPACYGLGGDEPTVTDANLVLGRLRPYAALAGDRLLNLELARKILAEKIAEPLKLTVEKAAEGIIQVVNAGMLRAMRVVSVQRGYDPREFVLTAFGGAGPLHAVELARELGMSQVLVPRCPGVNSAFGMLAADVRHDYVRTRLAMLEELEPEELDANFKELALTALAELQAEGFAEQDCVLQRFLDLRYAGQSYELTIAAPARISRPDINILKTEFHYVHEKTYGFKRKETPLQLVALRLVATGKLPQIAPFMLPEDFKEPLPVEQREVIFDGMPLLTPVYNRQVLGRNTVITGPAVIEQPDAAALIWPGDLGRCDKWGNLIIELGN, encoded by the coding sequence ATGAGAATAAAATATAAACTGTCAGTTGATACAGGCGGAACTTTTACTGACCTTTGTCTCTTAAGAGAGGATAACGGTGAGTTTCTGGCAACCAAGGTGTCTTCAACGCCTGCCGATCCTGCTGAAGCTGTTATAAAGGGTATAAAAAAGATTATTAGTTTGGCTGAAGAAAGACTGTTCGACATTGAGAGCGGCTCTCAGGCACTTTCGGGGGAAATTAATGCAAAAAGCTATACCGGTAAGGTATCGCAGAAAGATGTTGCCGGTCAAAAAGATTGCTTAACCGGAGGGAGTTCCCTAGGGCGTTTAATCAAGCGTTTTTCAGGAATAAGCGCTTCTGTCACGGAGGACGCCGCTTCAGCCAATAAGGATTTGCGCAAAGGCAATCTTCTTGAGTCTGTTGAGATGGATATTAATTTTTTCCTGCACGGAACCACTGTGGCCACCAATGCTTTATTGCAGGGATTTGGCGCCAGGTCAGCTTTGCTGATCACCAGGGGTTTTCGGGATTTATTATATATAGGAAGGCAGAACAGGCCCCACCTGTATGATTTTTGGGCAATCAAACCGGAGCCGTTAATTCCCCGTCACCTGACTTTTGAAGTAACAGAGAGAATTTTAGCGTGTGGCGGCGTACATCTTTCCTTAGAGGAAGAGGAAGTGCAAAGGATAATTGAGCAGATCAAGGAAAAGGGAGTAGATTCGGTAGCTGTCAGTTTTCTGCATTCCTATATTAACCCTGTTCATGAACAAAGAGTTAAGGAACTTTTTAATGCGGGGTTTCCTCAAATAAACGTTACCCTTTCCTCCGAAATTTTGCCCGAGTTCAGAGAATACGAGCGAACCTCCACTGCTGTAATTAATGCTTTGGTGCAGCCGGAGGTTGATCGTTATTTAGGGACATTGGAGCAGCAATTGGCAGGAGCAGGCCTGGAGGGTGGGTTTTATGTAATGCAGTCCAACGGGGGGGTAATTAGTGCCAGGCAAGCTCGTGAACAGTCAGTCAGAACTGTCCTCAGCGGCCCGGCAGGAGGCGTATTGGCCGGGGTTTGGTTGTCTCGAATAACCGGGCGCCGTAATCTAATCACGGCAGACATGGGTGGCACGAGTATGGATATTTGTTTGATCCACAATGGGGTGCCTAGATATACTAACGAAGGTGAAATCGGTGGCTATCCCCTGCGACTGCCTATGGTTGATGTTCACACTATCGGTGCCGGGGGAGGCAGTATTGCCTGGATTGACGCGGGAGGAGCTTTACGGGTTGGACCGAGGAGTGCGGGAGCAAGTCCCGGGCCTGCCTGTTACGGCCTGGGAGGAGATGAGCCTACTGTTACGGATGCTAATTTAGTGCTGGGCCGATTGCGGCCTTACGCTGCTCTGGCAGGTGACCGCCTGCTTAACCTTGAATTGGCGAGGAAAATACTGGCGGAAAAAATTGCAGAGCCGCTTAAGCTGACTGTGGAAAAAGCTGCTGAAGGGATAATTCAGGTAGTAAATGCCGGTATGCTGCGGGCTATGAGGGTGGTTTCCGTACAGAGAGGCTATGATCCCAGGGAGTTTGTATTGACAGCTTTTGGCGGTGCCGGCCCGCTTCATGCCGTGGAATTGGCTCGCGAGCTGGGGATGTCTCAGGTTTTGGTGCCCCGCTGCCCGGGAGTTAATTCTGCTTTTGGCATGCTGGCTGCCGATGTGAGACATGATTATGTACGAACACGGCTGGCTATGCTGGAGGAGTTGGAACCGGAGGAACTTGATGCTAATTTTAAAGAGTTGGCTTTGACCGCATTGGCTGAATTGCAGGCTGAAGGTTTTGCGGAACAGGACTGTGTTTTGCAAAGATTTTTAGATTTGCGTTATGCCGGCCAATCATATGAATTAACTATAGCCGCGCCTGCCAGAATCAGCCGCCCTGATATTAATATTTTGAAGACAGAGTTTCACTATGTGCATGAGAAAACTTATGGCTTCAAGCGGAAAGAAACTCCTCTTCAACTGGTGGCTTTGCGTTTGGTGGCTACCGGTAAGCTGCCGCAGATTGCCCCCTTTATGCTGCCCGAAGACTTTAAAGAACCCCTGCCCGTTGAGCAGAGGGAAGTTATTTTTGACGGCATGCCGCTCTTGACGCCTGTCTATAACCGTCAAGTACTGGGCAGGAACACCGTTATCACAGGCCCGGCAGTAATTGAACAACCGGATGCTGCAGCTCTAATCTGGCCGGGTGATTTGGGGCGGTGCGACAAGTGGGGAAACTTGATTATTGAACTGGGCAATTAA
- a CDS encoding ATP-binding protein, with protein sequence MKEKPDNNLFILQWIWKSYLRNALIPLLLIELVFIGMFFLSNNWSQREMLSLLKNEVRAHLQEIAQRECLIISEQISDISPVAAANADKIINTVTNQILNLDLPWQGYGLLLGKDGTVLALPDRGEKDWVLNELTNHHYNEAALKDAFAPDQFNLYKRPDLAAFGKQVAGKTTGFASINLGGMKQAVSWATVTGTGWKLLIIAPENNIYSNADKMNGRLLKIGSSMLAGLVLLYCIFFFILFKKSHKMSNSISQPLLEINNIIQRIVAGDYFQKQKDLGVHELQETASLLVHMGQQLETANENLLHIQAKLKKKESDLQALIKSIDDIIFEVDENGIFKNVWTNSEKILLMPVDQVIGNPIQSIIAPDKSDIYLSKIKQVIENQEPDVFEYMMDTLYGRRWYLVRIAPIASELKSVSVSMRDISERKEMEKSIIAAKEETEKASMAKSQFLSNMSHELRTPLNAVLGFSQILQMDKSAPLDNSQSESVKEIVKAGNHLLMLINEILDLAKIESGKLNILIEPVKILPIIEETVAFIKPLAKENDIEIAINPRDCMEQYVLADSIRLRQVLLNLFSNAVKYNYNSGKVSFYCEKIDKFIRFNILDSGLGIPSAQLPAIFDPFYRLPITANNVEGTGIGLAAAKQLVELMGGNINVKSQEGQGSHFWFDIPCAEAVDRRDI encoded by the coding sequence ATGAAAGAAAAACCGGACAATAACCTTTTTATTTTGCAATGGATATGGAAATCCTATTTGCGCAATGCTCTGATTCCACTGCTGTTGATTGAACTGGTTTTTATAGGAATGTTCTTTTTATCAAACAACTGGTCGCAAAGAGAAATGCTGTCCTTATTAAAAAATGAAGTACGAGCACATCTGCAGGAAATAGCCCAACGCGAATGCCTGATTATATCCGAACAAATATCAGATATATCCCCCGTCGCAGCAGCCAATGCTGACAAAATAATAAATACTGTTACCAATCAAATTTTAAATTTAGACTTGCCCTGGCAAGGATATGGTTTATTGCTGGGAAAGGACGGAACAGTTCTCGCTCTGCCTGATAGAGGTGAAAAGGACTGGGTCTTAAATGAATTAACAAATCATCATTATAATGAAGCAGCTTTAAAAGACGCCTTTGCACCCGATCAGTTTAATCTTTATAAAAGACCTGATTTAGCTGCTTTTGGCAAGCAAGTAGCCGGTAAAACTACCGGCTTTGCCAGTATTAACCTCGGCGGAATGAAACAGGCGGTATCATGGGCCACGGTAACCGGCACCGGATGGAAGCTATTAATTATTGCTCCTGAGAACAATATCTATTCCAACGCGGATAAAATGAACGGCAGACTGCTTAAAATAGGATCTTCTATGCTGGCGGGTCTGGTCTTATTATATTGCATCTTTTTCTTCATTCTCTTCAAGAAATCGCATAAGATGAGTAATAGCATTTCCCAACCGCTGCTGGAGATAAACAATATAATCCAAAGGATTGTTGCAGGTGATTATTTTCAAAAGCAAAAAGACTTAGGGGTTCATGAGCTGCAGGAAACCGCCTCCCTGCTGGTTCATATGGGGCAGCAATTAGAAACTGCCAATGAAAACCTGCTGCATATCCAGGCTAAACTCAAAAAAAAGGAATCAGATTTGCAGGCCCTGATAAAATCCATTGATGATATAATTTTTGAAGTAGATGAAAACGGCATCTTCAAAAATGTTTGGACTAATAGTGAAAAAATATTGCTGATGCCCGTAGATCAGGTTATAGGCAATCCCATTCAAAGTATAATTGCTCCGGATAAATCTGACATCTATCTGTCTAAAATTAAACAGGTTATCGAAAATCAGGAGCCGGATGTCTTCGAATATATGATGGATACCCTTTACGGCCGCAGGTGGTATCTGGTTCGCATCGCACCTATTGCCAGTGAATTAAAATCTGTATCCGTTTCCATGAGAGATATCAGCGAGCGCAAGGAAATGGAAAAGTCCATAATCGCTGCCAAGGAAGAGACTGAGAAAGCAAGCATGGCTAAATCCCAATTTTTGTCCAACATGAGCCATGAATTGAGAACACCTCTTAATGCGGTACTGGGTTTCTCACAGATATTGCAAATGGACAAGTCAGCGCCTTTGGATAATTCTCAAAGCGAAAGTGTAAAAGAAATCGTCAAGGCAGGCAATCATTTGCTTATGCTTATCAACGAGATACTGGATTTGGCAAAAATAGAGTCAGGCAAGTTAAATATATTAATTGAACCTGTCAAAATATTGCCGATCATTGAGGAAACGGTTGCTTTTATAAAACCCCTGGCCAAAGAAAATGATATTGAAATTGCAATTAATCCGAGAGATTGTATGGAACAATATGTTTTGGCTGATTCAATCCGTCTTAGGCAGGTGCTTTTGAATTTATTCTCTAATGCTGTAAAATACAATTATAACAGTGGCAAGGTAAGCTTTTATTGTGAAAAAATTGATAAATTTATCCGTTTTAACATATTAGACAGCGGTTTAGGTATCCCCTCTGCGCAATTGCCGGCTATTTTTGATCCTTTTTACCGCCTGCCCATTACCGCTAATAATGTTGAGGGGACGGGTATCGGTCTCGCTGCAGCCAAGCAATTAGTTGAATTAATGGGAGGAAACATTAACGTTAAGAGCCAGGAAGGACAGGGAAGTCATTTTTGGTTTGACATACCATGCGCTGAAGCGGTTGACCGGAGGGATATATAA